One Methanomassiliicoccales archaeon genomic window carries:
- a CDS encoding DUF835 domain-containing protein translates to MTKEYADGYLKGYEEGLRESLEELLSLTCRKNYNSTEIQLLAKNQKNGISKKVVHRRKQIERELGVSFTEEPQLTITRQEAGPGKTVLLKGENNREGLEAFRDLLREGWQGLCITRMSPKDVRQIVDKECSVLWLTKADPNAGDQDPDEYLQPTETAKMQTAIRNFLAKNKGNSSVILLDGMTFIVTNTDFRSFLKIAQKLKDDVYQANSMLLLPYEPKSFSGNDLHLFENEMS, encoded by the coding sequence TTGACCAAAGAATATGCTGACGGGTACCTGAAAGGCTATGAGGAAGGCCTCAGGGAATCTCTGGAAGAGTTGCTCAGCCTCACCTGTCGCAAGAATTACAACAGTACTGAGATACAGCTCCTGGCCAAGAACCAGAAGAATGGCATATCCAAGAAGGTCGTCCATCGGCGCAAGCAGATAGAACGGGAACTGGGAGTGAGCTTTACCGAGGAACCGCAGCTCACCATCACCCGACAAGAGGCCGGACCGGGGAAGACCGTTCTGCTCAAGGGTGAGAACAATCGGGAAGGGTTAGAGGCCTTTCGAGACCTGCTTAGGGAGGGATGGCAAGGATTGTGCATCACCCGCATGAGCCCCAAGGACGTGCGACAGATCGTGGACAAGGAATGTTCCGTGCTATGGTTGACCAAGGCCGACCCCAATGCCGGGGACCAGGACCCAGATGAATACCTGCAGCCCACGGAGACGGCCAAGATGCAGACCGCCATCCGCAACTTCTTGGCCAAGAACAAGGGCAATAGCTCGGTCATTTTACTGGACGGCATGACCTTCATAGTCACCAATACCGATTTCCGCTCCTTCCTGAAGATCGCCCAGAAGCTCAAGGATGATGTTTATCAGGCCAACTCAATGCTCCTGCTCCCCTACGAACCGAAGAGCTTTTCCGGGAACGATCTGCACCTGTTCGAAAATGAGATGTCCTAG
- a CDS encoding class I SAM-dependent methyltransferase family protein: MKALRVPKLEADQAKDLLNRSRQLDLEWKPGSTGDMVLLPLKGENPLPRYPVVEAELERQDRHRPPQERIAELLDLPPELLRLLPDKYERLGHVLVIRLPHDLLPHRMVVAEAYARVLRAKAVLLEKGIITGTERRPDVELVYGTDTETTHLESGIQYCLDPTKVMFSSGNFDEKQRMAALDCRGETVVDMFAGIGYFTLPLAVKAGAEKVVACEINPVAVGFLERNIRLNGVEDRVRVFQGDNRDLPGERFADRVVMGYVNVTWKFLPKAFNLVKEGGIIHYQDTCSIDRIPQGLIDNLRKGSCGRPFDVLQVREVKAYAPSISHMVVDIKVF, translated from the coding sequence GTGAAAGCCCTGCGGGTCCCCAAGCTGGAGGCCGACCAGGCCAAGGACCTTTTGAACCGATCGCGCCAGCTGGACCTGGAATGGAAACCGGGAAGTACGGGAGATATGGTGCTGCTCCCTCTGAAGGGAGAGAACCCCCTTCCCCGGTACCCGGTGGTCGAAGCCGAGCTGGAAAGGCAGGACCGTCATCGCCCTCCCCAGGAGCGCATCGCCGAACTCCTGGACCTGCCACCGGAGCTGTTGAGACTGCTTCCGGACAAGTATGAACGGCTGGGCCACGTTCTGGTGATCCGCTTGCCCCATGATCTGCTTCCCCACCGGATGGTGGTGGCCGAAGCCTACGCCAGGGTGCTACGGGCCAAGGCTGTGCTGCTGGAAAAGGGGATCATCACCGGAACGGAACGACGACCGGACGTGGAGCTGGTATACGGCACTGATACGGAGACCACCCACCTGGAATCCGGAATCCAATATTGCCTGGACCCGACCAAGGTCATGTTCTCTTCGGGCAACTTCGACGAGAAGCAGCGCATGGCGGCGTTGGACTGCCGTGGTGAGACCGTCGTGGACATGTTCGCGGGGATAGGCTATTTCACCTTGCCCCTGGCCGTCAAGGCGGGGGCAGAGAAGGTCGTGGCCTGCGAGATCAATCCGGTGGCCGTCGGCTTCCTGGAGCGGAACATAAGGTTGAACGGTGTCGAGGATAGGGTGCGGGTGTTTCAGGGCGACAATCGGGACCTGCCGGGGGAGCGCTTCGCCGACCGGGTGGTCATGGGCTATGTGAACGTTACTTGGAAGTTCTTGCCCAAGGCGTTCAACCTGGTGAAGGAAGGAGGCATCATCCACTATCAGGATACCTGTTCCATCGATCGTATCCCACAGGGGTTGATCGATAATCTGCGGAAAGGATCCTGCGGCCGCCCCTTTGATGTGCTACAGGTCAGAGAGGTCAAAGCCTACGCCCCTTCCATATCCCATATGGTAGTGGATATCAAGGTCTTTTGA
- a CDS encoding NAD(P)/FAD-dependent oxidoreductase, translated as MRCDVLVIGGGPVGCIAATSLAQSLDVKVLEEHPRVGEPVQCAGLVTPRVVELASANDTIINHINGACLHFPGGRTLSLQGEEVKAVVVDRGEFDRRCSERAIKAGAEVLTSHRCLSVKRSADGITASLSDGNVDCRALLAADGFRSNAASQLGLGRAKEVVRGIEVDLRMKADDQHCAQVFLGRKVAPGFFAWAIPCGDLTRVGLCISPENGTPQKFLNELLQMNEWNDAERVRTYSGVIPLGHLKHTYADNVLIAGDAAGMAKPLSGGGLFTGMTAGRMAADVLKEAFQSNDLSAKRLSDYERQWKLVFGNELRRSYRVRRVFASMTDRDLDNVGGKLDRESVTRILATGDIDYPTALAPRVLKASPSLLAFSPLLLLRLLRR; from the coding sequence ATGCGTTGCGACGTACTGGTGATAGGAGGGGGACCGGTCGGCTGCATTGCCGCCACCTCCTTGGCCCAGTCTCTGGACGTGAAGGTGCTGGAAGAGCACCCCCGTGTAGGTGAACCGGTGCAGTGCGCCGGACTGGTCACACCTCGCGTTGTAGAGCTGGCCTCGGCCAATGACACCATCATCAACCACATCAACGGTGCCTGCCTGCATTTTCCTGGGGGAAGGACATTGTCCCTGCAGGGAGAGGAGGTCAAGGCGGTGGTCGTGGACCGGGGAGAGTTCGACCGCAGGTGCTCGGAGAGGGCGATCAAGGCCGGGGCGGAAGTGCTTACCTCCCACCGCTGCCTGTCAGTGAAACGGTCGGCGGACGGCATCACCGCATCGCTATCCGATGGAAATGTGGACTGCCGGGCACTGTTGGCCGCCGACGGTTTCCGCTCCAATGCCGCCTCCCAATTAGGTTTGGGAAGGGCCAAGGAGGTCGTACGAGGCATCGAGGTGGACCTGCGCATGAAAGCTGACGATCAGCATTGCGCTCAGGTGTTCCTAGGCCGAAAGGTCGCTCCAGGGTTCTTCGCCTGGGCCATTCCCTGCGGCGATCTGACACGGGTAGGCCTCTGTATCTCTCCTGAAAATGGAACGCCGCAAAAATTTCTTAACGAACTATTACAGATGAACGAATGGAACGATGCGGAAAGGGTGCGCACCTATTCTGGCGTCATTCCCCTGGGGCATCTTAAGCACACTTATGCTGATAACGTACTGATAGCCGGAGACGCTGCCGGCATGGCCAAACCGCTGAGCGGAGGGGGACTTTTCACTGGTATGACCGCGGGGAGAATGGCCGCCGACGTTCTCAAAGAGGCCTTCCAGAGCAATGACCTCTCCGCGAAGCGTCTTTCCGATTACGAACGACAGTGGAAGTTGGTCTTCGGGAACGAGCTTCGCAGATCGTACAGGGTGCGAAGGGTTTTCGCCAGCATGACCGACCGAGACCTAGACAATGTGGGGGGTAAACTGGACCGGGAAAGTGTCACCCGCATACTTGCTACGGGGGACATCGATTATCCGACGGCGTTGGCGCCCCGGGTGCTGAAGGCATCCCCTTCACTACTGGCATTTTCCCCTTTGCTCCTGCTCCGTTTGCTGAGGCGGTGA